Below is a genomic region from Methanosphaera sp. ISO3-F5.
TTCAAATCCAGTGCATAAAATTATTAATAATATGAAATAGTTCATTAATAATTCAGTGAAAAAATATCAAATAAGTAAACTTATAAAAATATTAGGCTTTGTAGAAATCCCTATTTTTGTACAATCTGAATAGATCTGTAAATAGTATAGAACACATTTTTGATTTTTGTTTCTTTTATTTGTAAATTAGTGCTTCTACTATTATTTATTCCACTAAATTTTCTTTTTTCTACACTATTTACCCCTTCTACTTGATTTCTGAATCGGTATACTTGTGATCTGAATATTGCTCTGCATTTAGTTCTGTATGTTCCATTTTTTTGTCTTGTTTTTACTGGTATTTGTGGTAATGCTGTTGTTTCTTCAGTAATTGTTTGTTTAATTATTTCTGTATCATACGCTTTATCTGCTAATATGTACGTTGGTTTATAACATCTTATTGCTCGTATTGCACTTATTGCAAAGTTTGTATCATATTTTGGTCCTTTTGTAGCGTTGTGGTGTCGTATTAACATGTATTCTGAGTCTACTGTTATGTGGTTTTTGATGTAGCTACGGCGTGTTTTTTTAGTTCTGTTATTGTAATATAAGTCAGAATAAGAATTGGTGAACCCTGTTCCATCTAAACTAAAATAACATTCAGATACGGGAAAATGTTGTAAAAGTAATGTGTTTATTTCGTTTAATTTTTTAACTGATAATTTTTTAAAGAATTTTTGGATAGTTGTGTAATGTGGTATTGTTTTAAGTTTCAAAGCCTTTTGTAATTTCGTGGATATCTTTAAATTTTCTGTTGTATTTCTGTAATCGTATTTATTGTATGTTTTGTATGCTAAAATTGCAAATAATTGTGGTTGAGTATATTTTTGTTTAGAATAAAAGGAAGAATACCTTTTAAATGTTATTTTAGCATAATTATATGCTGTTAAAATAAAATCTAACATCATATTACCAGTTAAATCTACTTTTTCAATTTGTGATAATTGTAGTAAAGAATGAGTATTATGTCTTGATAAACCAAAATCGAAAAGTTTAAGTTGTCGAGAATTCAAATAGTTTTTTATAGAATAGATATTTTCGGATTGCATATTAATATCAATTCTATTTTTAATATAAATATTTATTCTTTCTTGTATTACTTTTTAATTAATTATTATTCTGTAAATTTTATTTTACACTTGCAATTATTGTAAGAAATATATTTAATGTAAGTATTACTCGATTTTAAAAAAAATAAGATATTATAATCAGAAAATTTTTACTAAATGTGTAAAAAATATAGGTTTTCTACAGAGCCAAATATTATTTTTTATTTCATATGAAAAAGGGGAGTTTTTTTAATGATTAAATGTTTAAAATGCAATGAAATTAATACTGATGATTCAAAATTCTGTTCAAAGTGTGGAAATTCACTAACTAAATCAGATGTAAATTT
It encodes:
- a CDS encoding transposase produces the protein MQSENIYSIKNYLNSRQLKLFDFGLSRHNTHSLLQLSQIEKVDLTGNMMLDFILTAYNYAKITFKRYSSFYSKQKYTQPQLFAILAYKTYNKYDYRNTTENLKISTKLQKALKLKTIPHYTTIQKFFKKLSVKKLNEINTLLLQHFPVSECYFSLDGTGFTNSYSDLYYNNRTKKTRRSYIKNHITVDSEYMLIRHHNATKGPKYDTNFAISAIRAIRCYKPTYILADKAYDTEIIKQTITEETTALPQIPVKTRQKNGTYRTKCRAIFRSQVYRFRNQVEGVNSVEKRKFSGINNSRSTNLQIKETKIKNVFYTIYRSIQIVQK